In one Bacillus sp. PK3_68 genomic region, the following are encoded:
- a CDS encoding sugar O-acetyltransferase — protein sequence MDMQEFIDFCKKGHPISGEDKELHGLLTQCSYEAQKITMALNTSYHSQEEIVEIFSELTGEKVDSSFMCFPPFYTDFGKNITIGKNVFFNTGCSFQDRGGIAIGDGSLIGMNVTIATLNHGLPLETRNTTYPSPVVIGKNVWIGSNATILPGVTIGNNSVVAAGAVVTKDVPENTVVAGVPATVLKKVNNHLE from the coding sequence ATGGACATGCAAGAATTTATTGACTTTTGTAAGAAAGGCCATCCAATTTCAGGTGAGGATAAAGAATTGCACGGGCTGTTAACTCAATGTAGTTATGAAGCCCAAAAGATAACGATGGCATTGAATACTTCCTATCATTCACAAGAAGAAATTGTAGAGATTTTTAGTGAGCTGACAGGTGAAAAAGTGGATTCGTCTTTTATGTGTTTTCCGCCCTTTTACACAGACTTTGGTAAAAATATTACGATTGGAAAAAACGTATTTTTTAACACAGGATGTTCCTTCCAGGACAGAGGCGGAATTGCGATTGGAGACGGTTCGCTAATAGGAATGAATGTTACGATTGCTACACTTAATCATGGATTACCCTTAGAAACAAGAAACACAACATACCCTTCCCCGGTCGTGATTGGCAAGAATGTGTGGATTGGTTCGAACGCCACCATACTACCCGGTGTGACGATTGGAAACAACTCTGTTGTCGCGGCAGGTGCAGTCGTAACGAAGGATGTCCCTGAAAATACTGTTGTTGCAGGAGTGCCTGCAACAGTGTTAAAAAAAGTGAACAATCATTTAGAATGA
- a CDS encoding NAD(P)-dependent alcohol dehydrogenase: MIIAKARAVDGPDKPFRAAEIKRRDLDLHDVLIEIEYAGICHSDIHTAHGEWGLVNYPLVPGHEIAGVVTATGPNVTKYKVGDRVGVGCMVDSCGECENCRKGEEQYCLKGNIQTYAGVDKYGEPTQGGYSTHIVVQEDFVLRIPDSIEMDAAAPLLCAGITTYSPLNHWGAGPGKKVAVVGMGGLGHMAVQIAHAMGAEVTVLSQTLKKKEDGLQLGADHYYATSDLETFEKLAGNFDLIINTVSAKINLDAYLGLLTLDGTLVNVGAPAEPLSLNVINLIGHRRSFAGSMIGGIRETQEMLDFCAKHTIAPKIEVISADQIDEAYERVLASDVKYRFVIDTSTI, from the coding sequence ATGATCATCGCTAAAGCAAGAGCTGTTGATGGGCCAGACAAACCGTTTCGAGCAGCTGAAATTAAACGACGCGACCTTGATTTGCACGATGTTCTAATTGAAATTGAATACGCAGGAATATGCCATTCTGACATTCACACCGCTCATGGCGAGTGGGGACTAGTGAATTATCCACTCGTCCCAGGACACGAGATTGCAGGAGTTGTCACAGCAACAGGACCTAATGTTACAAAATATAAAGTCGGTGACCGGGTAGGGGTCGGATGTATGGTTGATTCCTGCGGTGAATGCGAAAACTGCCGCAAAGGAGAAGAACAATACTGTCTCAAAGGAAATATTCAAACCTACGCTGGTGTTGATAAATACGGAGAACCTACCCAAGGCGGCTATTCTACCCACATTGTCGTACAGGAAGATTTCGTTCTCAGAATTCCTGATAGCATAGAAATGGACGCTGCAGCACCATTACTTTGCGCAGGCATTACGACCTATTCTCCATTAAACCATTGGGGTGCGGGGCCCGGGAAGAAAGTGGCTGTTGTAGGTATGGGCGGCCTTGGTCATATGGCTGTCCAAATTGCACACGCTATGGGAGCTGAGGTCACTGTTCTATCGCAAACATTGAAGAAAAAGGAAGATGGTTTGCAGTTAGGAGCAGATCATTACTATGCCACAAGCGACCTAGAAACATTTGAGAAACTTGCCGGAAATTTTGACTTAATTATTAACACGGTCAGCGCAAAGATTAACCTGGATGCCTATTTAGGACTGCTCACTCTTGATGGCACGCTGGTAAACGTCGGTGCTCCTGCAGAACCGCTGTCGCTAAACGTGATAAATTTAATCGGTCATCGCCGCTCATTTGCAGGGTCGATGATCGGAGGCATCCGTGAGACTCAGGAAATGTTAGACTTCTGTGCAAAACATACTATTGCTCCTAAGATTGAAGTTATTTCAGCCGATCAAATTGACGAAGCCTACGAACGAGTATTAGCTTCTGATGTGAAGTATCGATTCGTCATTGACACGAGCACAATATGA
- a CDS encoding MerR family transcriptional regulator, which produces MKTYSISEVAKELNLTVYTLRYYDKEGLMPFVERTASGTRLFKESDIDALKIVECLKSTGMPIKEIKNFIDWCSEGDSTLQQRYDMFMERKANAEAQMEELKKTMKLIEHKCLYYKTALEAGTEDIYKNNKIEIPN; this is translated from the coding sequence TTGAAGACATATTCTATCAGTGAAGTGGCTAAAGAATTAAATTTGACAGTATATACTTTGCGTTATTACGACAAAGAGGGACTTATGCCTTTTGTAGAACGGACAGCTAGCGGAACACGCTTGTTTAAGGAGTCTGATATCGATGCTTTAAAAATCGTGGAATGTCTAAAATCCACCGGAATGCCTATTAAGGAGATTAAAAACTTCATTGATTGGTGTTCTGAAGGGGATTCCACGTTGCAACAAAGGTATGACATGTTTATGGAAAGAAAGGCTAATGCAGAAGCACAGATGGAAGAATTGAAGAAAACAATGAAACTGATTGAGCATAAATGCCTATATTACAAAACTGCATTGGAAGCCGGTACGGAAGATATTTATAAAAACAATAAAATAGAGATTCCTAATTAA
- the ileS gene encoding isoleucine--tRNA ligase: protein MNSNEESKETVVQREKQIRNYWAEADTFRQSVQLREGKTPFVFYEGPPTANGLPHVGHAFGRTIKDVVARYKTMQGFQVERKAGWDTHGLPVELGVEKQLGISGKHEIERYGIEAFINQCKESVFTYEKKWRSFTEELGYWVDMDHPYMTLSNKYIESVWNILSKVHKDGRLYKGHRVSPYCPSCQTSLSSHEVAQGYKDVKDLSATVKFKRLDADEEYFLGWTTTPWTLPANVALAMNPTLTYVRVRKANVIYILAKSLVGKVLGDEVSILSEHSGHEFEGVHYAPPFDYVTVKRGHHVVLADYVTEDSGTGIVHIAPAYGEEDYKTVQQNDLSFVNIVDQRGCYTNDVTELSGKFVKDCDVDIIKMLSEQGILFHKEKYEHSYPHCWRCDSPLLYYATDSWFIKMSSLKDQMLANNSAVNWYPEHIKNGRFGNFLENLMDWNISRNRYWGTPLNVWICSNCHYEEAPGSIEELQKIARAPLADKLELHKPYIDKVQCICPKCESVMQRTPEVIDVWFDSGSMPFAQHHYPFANKEKFESQFPADVVIEGIDQTRGFFYSLLAVSTLFTGKAPYKNVLSLGHVLDENGQKMSKSKGNALDPVELIKQYGADALRWAFLVDSSPWNPKRFSKKNVQDAKSKLIDTLDNTYKFYAMYAKTDGFVYDGKQTGERTTLDKWILSRLHNTVKLVNRYMDHYQFTQATREIAMLVDELSNWYVRRSRTRFWVSGLSENKKAAYSTLFEALATISRLLAPFVPYVAEDIYLKLDQESVHLQDYPKANESMINPNLEEDMQTILKIVELGRSVRNAQSIKVKQPLQKIIVWNSEGEHLLQDYTDIIKDELNVKNVIYTKDLSQYESTTLKLNFKTAGATFGKLVNAVKQYVDQLTDTEKNTLLDYGQIKINIEGQTVILQKEHINVEYAVSSGFEMAGDQQLKVIVDTKLTPQLVEEGQVRELIRAIQDTRKKIGLPVEMYIAVNISATAKAKEIIQRFESLIKENVLVHDISFEMLSDSEQYMEVKLGDETVKVSLRY, encoded by the coding sequence ATGAACTCTAATGAAGAAAGTAAAGAAACAGTTGTACAGCGGGAGAAACAAATACGGAATTATTGGGCAGAAGCAGATACCTTTCGTCAATCTGTACAATTAAGAGAAGGCAAAACGCCTTTTGTTTTTTATGAAGGGCCTCCCACTGCCAACGGTCTACCCCATGTAGGGCATGCCTTTGGTCGAACGATTAAAGATGTAGTGGCAAGATACAAAACAATGCAAGGCTTTCAAGTAGAAAGAAAGGCTGGCTGGGATACTCATGGTCTTCCTGTAGAACTGGGGGTTGAAAAGCAGCTCGGTATTTCAGGAAAACATGAGATTGAACGCTACGGTATAGAAGCTTTTATTAATCAGTGCAAGGAAAGTGTATTCACTTACGAGAAGAAATGGCGATCGTTTACGGAAGAATTAGGCTATTGGGTGGATATGGATCACCCCTATATGACACTAAGCAATAAATATATCGAAAGTGTTTGGAACATTTTAAGTAAGGTTCACAAAGATGGGCGATTATATAAAGGGCATCGTGTGTCACCATACTGCCCTAGCTGTCAAACTTCTCTGAGTTCGCATGAAGTAGCGCAAGGCTACAAAGATGTAAAGGATTTATCAGCAACGGTAAAATTTAAGCGCCTTGATGCAGATGAAGAATATTTCTTAGGGTGGACAACAACGCCATGGACATTGCCTGCAAATGTTGCCCTTGCCATGAATCCAACGTTAACATATGTGCGTGTTCGAAAGGCAAATGTAATTTATATACTGGCCAAATCATTAGTAGGAAAGGTACTTGGTGATGAGGTAAGTATACTTAGTGAACATAGTGGTCATGAGTTTGAGGGAGTACATTACGCTCCACCATTTGATTATGTAACAGTTAAGAGAGGTCATCATGTCGTATTAGCAGATTATGTTACTGAGGATAGCGGAACCGGTATTGTTCATATTGCTCCCGCTTACGGTGAAGAAGATTATAAAACCGTCCAGCAAAATGATTTATCCTTTGTCAATATTGTCGACCAAAGAGGATGTTATACAAACGACGTTACAGAACTTTCAGGGAAGTTTGTGAAGGACTGTGATGTAGACATTATCAAAATGCTTTCTGAACAAGGCATCCTTTTTCACAAGGAAAAATATGAGCATAGCTATCCGCATTGCTGGAGATGTGATTCTCCTTTACTGTACTATGCAACGGATAGTTGGTTCATTAAGATGTCGTCTTTAAAGGATCAGATGCTTGCGAACAATTCAGCTGTTAATTGGTACCCAGAGCACATTAAAAACGGACGTTTTGGAAACTTTCTTGAAAATCTTATGGATTGGAACATAAGCAGAAATCGATACTGGGGCACCCCTTTAAATGTTTGGATATGTTCAAATTGTCATTATGAAGAAGCGCCTGGCAGTATAGAAGAACTTCAAAAAATAGCCAGGGCTCCGCTAGCAGACAAGCTGGAATTGCATAAGCCCTATATTGATAAAGTACAGTGTATATGTCCGAAGTGTGAGAGCGTAATGCAGCGAACGCCTGAAGTCATTGATGTTTGGTTTGATAGTGGTTCTATGCCATTCGCACAGCATCACTATCCGTTTGCAAACAAAGAAAAGTTTGAGTCGCAATTTCCTGCAGATGTCGTTATTGAGGGGATTGACCAGACGAGAGGTTTCTTCTACAGCCTGCTTGCTGTTTCGACCTTATTTACGGGAAAAGCTCCATATAAAAACGTCTTGTCACTTGGACACGTACTTGATGAAAACGGACAAAAAATGTCTAAGAGCAAAGGGAATGCTTTAGATCCTGTTGAGCTTATAAAGCAATACGGTGCGGACGCACTTCGCTGGGCATTTCTGGTTGATAGTTCACCATGGAATCCAAAGCGTTTTTCAAAGAAAAATGTGCAAGATGCAAAATCAAAATTGATTGATACATTAGATAATACTTACAAATTTTATGCCATGTATGCGAAGACAGATGGGTTCGTATATGATGGAAAGCAAACAGGTGAGAGAACAACCCTGGATAAGTGGATACTTTCACGCCTTCATAATACGGTTAAACTCGTTAATCGTTATATGGATCACTATCAATTCACTCAAGCTACACGAGAAATTGCCATGTTAGTTGATGAATTAAGCAATTGGTATGTACGACGGTCAAGAACTCGTTTCTGGGTGTCAGGGCTTTCAGAAAATAAAAAAGCAGCCTATTCAACGCTATTTGAAGCACTTGCTACGATCAGTCGCTTGTTAGCTCCGTTTGTTCCATATGTTGCAGAAGATATCTATTTGAAATTAGATCAAGAAAGTGTTCATTTACAAGACTATCCAAAAGCTAATGAGTCGATGATTAATCCTAATTTAGAGGAAGATATGCAAACGATCTTGAAGATAGTAGAATTGGGCCGAAGTGTTCGTAACGCCCAAAGCATTAAGGTTAAGCAGCCCTTGCAGAAAATAATCGTATGGAATAGTGAAGGGGAACACCTTTTGCAAGATTACACAGACATTATTAAAGACGAACTGAATGTTAAAAATGTTATTTATACGAAAGATTTATCACAATATGAATCCACTACATTAAAACTGAATTTTAAAACAGCAGGTGCAACGTTTGGTAAACTGGTAAATGCGGTGAAACAATATGTCGATCAACTAACTGATACTGAGAAGAATACATTACTTGATTACGGTCAAATAAAAATCAATATAGAGGGGCAAACGGTAATATTACAGAAGGAGCATATCAACGTTGAGTATGCAGTTTCCTCTGGTTTTGAGATGGCGGGCGATCAGCAGCTAAAGGTAATAGTGGACACAAAACTTACCCCTCAATTAGTAGAAGAGGGGCAAGTTAGAGAATTAATTCGAGCGATACAAGACACTCGCAAAAAAATAGGTTTACCTGTTGAGATGTATATAGCGGTCAATATTTCAGCAACAGCTAAGGCGAAAGAAATAATTCAGCGCTTTGAGAGCCTAATTAAAGAAAACGTGCTTGTTCACGATATTAGCTTTGAAATGCTAAGCGATTCCGAACAGTATATGGAAGTAAAACTTGGTGATGAGACAGTAAAGGTCTCATTGAGGTATTAG
- a CDS encoding YdcF family protein, with protein sequence MVILGLITLALFVVFLGFYLTDPRRMINGFLFNLFFCSLLTFCGYVGFSSGNRIFMIIAIIPLVFLLFISTFGLFALSIGLFLNGRILMKKESRRFSNSLTLISGIFLLLLFLFRTMNPERFLSAEFRPLYAGASLIIVYFFLHLTNFLTAYFLYQFNKPKYDQDFIIVLGSGLINDKVPPLLASRINKAIDFYWKQADAAFPPIILFSGGQGPDENLSEAEAMQKYAIEKGIPFEHTLTETRSVNTFQNMLYSKQIMDSVKGDKYNSIFTTNNFHLFRASLYAKKAGLKSQGIGSKTALYYWPNAMIREYIAIVVMQRKRHTIVVGTILGFSVLLTIISLLVL encoded by the coding sequence ATGGTTATTCTTGGACTTATTACTCTTGCTTTATTTGTTGTTTTCCTGGGATTTTATTTAACAGATCCTAGAAGAATGATAAACGGTTTTCTATTTAACCTGTTTTTTTGTTCATTACTTACTTTTTGTGGTTATGTAGGGTTCAGCTCAGGTAATCGGATTTTTATGATAATTGCTATTATTCCACTTGTATTTCTACTCTTTATCTCAACATTCGGATTATTCGCTTTAAGTATAGGGTTATTTTTAAATGGACGAATCCTGATGAAAAAAGAAAGCAGGCGATTCTCCAACAGTTTAACCCTCATTTCAGGGATCTTTCTTTTATTATTGTTCTTATTCAGAACCATGAATCCTGAGCGTTTTTTATCTGCTGAATTTCGACCTCTATACGCTGGGGCTTCTTTAATAATCGTTTATTTCTTTCTACACTTAACCAATTTTTTAACTGCTTATTTTTTGTATCAATTTAATAAGCCGAAATATGACCAAGACTTTATCATCGTGCTTGGCAGCGGGTTAATTAACGATAAAGTGCCGCCGCTTTTGGCCAGTCGAATTAATAAGGCAATTGATTTTTATTGGAAACAAGCGGATGCCGCTTTCCCGCCTATTATCCTTTTCTCAGGCGGACAAGGACCGGATGAAAACCTTTCTGAAGCGGAAGCCATGCAAAAGTATGCTATAGAGAAAGGAATTCCTTTTGAGCATACATTAACAGAAACACGTTCAGTTAATACATTTCAGAATATGCTTTACTCAAAACAAATAATGGATTCAGTAAAAGGAGACAAATATAACAGCATCTTTACTACAAACAATTTCCATTTATTCAGGGCTAGCCTGTATGCAAAAAAGGCAGGTTTAAAGAGCCAAGGAATTGGTTCAAAAACTGCACTCTACTACTGGCCAAATGCCATGATCCGCGAGTATATTGCCATTGTCGTGATGCAACGTAAACGCCATACCATTGTAGTGGGAACAATTTTAGGATTTTCAGTCCTGCTAACCATTATTTCTTTATTAGTTTTATAA
- a CDS encoding VanZ family protein: protein MSIYIQPIMTAFIMFGVLGYLLVIPWLVYSYRKYGYFSIWASIVVYSFIFYMLSALFLVLLPLPSTRNTCAFQSPDTIYYSLKPFTFIGDIFKSSSIIWSQPRSYIQIFNQSAFWQAAFNFLLLLPFGVYLRYFFKEKQYWKKALALGFALSLFYEITQVTGIYGIYKCPYRLFDVDDLMLNSTGALFGFLVAPVILALFPSKEKLLAKAEKMQKSPLVPPLSQLLAVLIDYIVIKLTFTFTVGLFTSSGFAEMIYTTVGFMVLYFVLPLLWGGKTIGTSIMRFKLANLEGDIPSWQAMLKRTVALYLPWLASMSLNLLDHIKLEIESHFYAIHVWVTMTIFTFVSIMWLTLCIHAVLVMLKKGKRTFYFDHVADIVPRKNKRIS, encoded by the coding sequence ATGTCTATATATATCCAACCGATAATGACCGCCTTTATTATGTTTGGTGTATTGGGTTATCTACTTGTCATTCCCTGGCTGGTATATAGCTATCGAAAGTATGGATATTTTAGTATTTGGGCTTCCATTGTTGTTTACTCATTTATTTTCTATATGCTATCAGCACTATTTTTAGTTCTCCTGCCGCTTCCGTCAACTAGGAATACTTGTGCTTTTCAATCACCAGATACCATTTATTATTCATTAAAGCCATTCACCTTTATAGGAGATATTTTTAAAAGCAGTTCAATTATTTGGTCACAACCGAGGTCGTATATTCAGATATTCAATCAAAGTGCCTTCTGGCAGGCAGCATTTAATTTTCTATTATTACTTCCTTTTGGCGTATATTTGAGATACTTTTTCAAAGAAAAACAATATTGGAAAAAGGCATTAGCTTTAGGATTTGCCCTGTCTCTCTTTTACGAAATAACACAGGTTACTGGAATTTATGGAATTTATAAATGCCCCTATCGTTTATTTGATGTTGACGATTTAATGTTAAATAGTACAGGTGCGCTCTTTGGTTTTCTTGTGGCTCCAGTCATATTGGCTTTATTTCCTTCCAAGGAAAAACTATTGGCGAAAGCGGAAAAAATGCAGAAGAGCCCTCTAGTGCCGCCGCTGTCGCAATTACTTGCTGTACTTATAGATTATATTGTCATTAAGTTAACGTTTACTTTCACAGTCGGACTATTCACATCAAGTGGATTCGCAGAAATGATATATACAACAGTTGGCTTTATGGTGCTATACTTTGTTTTGCCTCTTCTATGGGGAGGAAAAACAATCGGAACAAGTATAATGCGATTTAAACTTGCGAATTTGGAGGGGGATATCCCTTCATGGCAAGCTATGCTAAAAAGAACCGTTGCCTTATATTTACCTTGGCTGGCATCTATGTCACTTAACCTTCTCGATCACATTAAATTAGAAATAGAATCTCACTTTTACGCTATTCATGTATGGGTAACAATGACTATCTTCACGTTTGTTAGCATCATGTGGCTGACTTTATGCATTCATGCCGTTTTGGTCATGTTAAAAAAAGGGAAACGCACCTTCTACTTTGACCATGTTGCAGATATTGTCCCAAGAAAAAATAAGAGAATTTCTTAA
- a CDS encoding response regulator transcription factor: MKLTILHIEDDQEIGSWVSKFLTERGYEVIWITSGHEAMKHMERADLVILDIMLPGLDGYTIGQRLKKKYPNTPIMMLSARTSMEDKLQGLSFADDYMTKPYHPNELAARIQVLVRRLGVIAPENIEVMHLRIDQKSNRIINTISKEDIILTGKQFHIFMYLLDHLNQILTKKQIYEAVWGDAYIEGDKTLMVHIRHLREKIELDTSNPQIIETIRGLGYRMKS; encoded by the coding sequence ATGAAGCTAACAATTTTGCATATAGAAGATGATCAAGAAATTGGCTCATGGGTAAGCAAATTTTTAACAGAACGTGGATATGAAGTCATTTGGATTACGTCTGGTCATGAGGCAATGAAGCATATGGAACGGGCTGATCTTGTTATCTTGGATATTATGTTGCCGGGGTTAGATGGTTATACAATCGGTCAGCGTCTGAAGAAGAAATACCCGAATACACCAATTATGATGCTATCGGCAAGAACTTCTATGGAAGATAAGTTACAGGGACTCAGTTTCGCGGATGATTATATGACAAAGCCGTATCATCCTAATGAGTTAGCTGCCCGTATTCAAGTACTAGTAAGGCGATTAGGAGTTATTGCACCAGAAAATATCGAGGTTATGCATTTACGAATTGATCAGAAGTCAAATCGGATCATCAATACAATTTCTAAGGAAGATATTATTTTGACGGGAAAACAATTTCATATATTTATGTATTTATTAGACCACTTGAATCAAATATTGACGAAAAAACAAATTTACGAAGCAGTGTGGGGAGATGCTTATATTGAAGGGGATAAAACATTAATGGTTCACATACGCCATTTGCGTGAAAAAATTGAGTTGGACACAAGCAATCCGCAAATCATTGAAACAATCCGAGGGCTTGGATATAGGATGAAATCATGA
- a CDS encoding HAMP domain-containing sensor histidine kinase gives MSETGDEGIPDEVGIRKMDEIGRLEGAFNEMINQLKCSRDREKEEENLRKRLIANMSHDLRTPLTVMRQHVYSAKKYPASSAVIESLQIVENKLDDMDKMINNLLSYTLLSAGKHPIEMRDTDILDEVRKVIAEWYPILERYKFDIDIDLPERSLIWKVDPIWFKSILDNLIQNVTRHARSGRYIGIQAVECHGSTFIVIRDRGKGLIMNLKIKVPELGYQLFRL, from the coding sequence ATGTCTGAAACGGGAGATGAAGGTATCCCTGATGAAGTCGGGATTAGAAAAATGGACGAGATTGGAAGGCTGGAAGGTGCTTTTAACGAGATGATCAACCAGTTGAAATGCAGCAGGGATAGAGAGAAAGAGGAAGAAAATCTTAGGAAACGGCTAATCGCCAATATGTCTCATGACTTGCGAACACCCTTAACAGTCATGAGACAGCACGTATATTCCGCAAAGAAGTACCCAGCATCCTCTGCAGTAATAGAATCACTTCAAATTGTTGAAAACAAACTGGATGATATGGACAAAATGATCAACAATCTTCTTTCTTATACACTGCTTTCAGCTGGTAAACATCCGATTGAAATGCGAGACACGGATATATTGGATGAAGTTCGGAAAGTTATAGCGGAATGGTATCCTATATTGGAACGGTATAAGTTTGACATAGATATTGATTTACCGGAAAGATCGCTGATATGGAAGGTAGACCCTATTTGGTTTAAAAGTATTTTGGATAATTTAATTCAAAATGTTACTCGGCATGCTCGTTCAGGGCGATATATTGGAATTCAGGCGGTTGAATGTCATGGCTCCACTTTCATTGTCATTAGGGACAGGGGGAAGGGTTTAATCATGAATCTGAAGATAAAGGTGCCGGAATTGGGCTATCAATTGTTTCGCTTATGA